Part of the Chitinivibrionales bacterium genome, CCGCTTGCGCAAGTTCAATTGACTCAATCGTTATTCAGCCTACTAATCCTACAACCAACGATTCAATTATAATTGAATTCCTAATATATTCAGGACCATGTACTTCTTGTGACCTTCATAGGGATACTGTGTGTATGCTTGGAGACACGGCCATATTCTATTACAGTAGAATTGTTGCATGGTGCAATTTAGTTCGCTGTCCTATAGGATGGGATACGATGCAACCTGTGTTAACAATAGCGGGTCTTCTTAAGATAGGTCCCTTGTCAGCGGGAAAATATGGGGTTTATTTTGGGATGGTTTTTCCAGTTGATTCGGCGGAGAAAGTTGCCGACTTTACCGTAACAAATCCAGCTAATATCAGCCATCCTATTATTTCCAATAATATGAATTTAAGTGTAAAGAATAAACCACTTGCAGCTTACAGCATTCGTGGAGAATTACTTAATGAAAGAGCTAGTCGTTTGACTAAAGGCATTTGCATTGTCAAAACAGATGGTGGCCGCTTTGAAATCAGCAATTTTATAAATTCACGATAGGCTGCCTAGTCTTAATTCTCTTGCACATCCAGTCTTCTCTATTGTAAACTATTTACAGCTAAGATCGTCTTTCTTTGCGGCAAGGTGGCTTAAAAATGAATAAAGGAATTATATTTTGGAATAGAATCGATTCTCTTCGTGTAATGGCTTCTTTTTTTGGAGCACCTGGAAGAAAACGATGAAATGCTTTACGAAAACGTGTGTTTGGAGCCTATTTTGGATTGGCGATATTTCTGGGTATTTCTGAAATTTGTCCGTATGTACCCATTCCAATATCCAGCGATTATGCAGGAACGCATTCACCGTTTCAAATAGGTTTAAAAACTGTCTTAACTATCCAAAAGGGAAATCCGGCACGGCGGTGAATACCATAGGCGTGTCTTTTTCTTCGCACAAGCGGGTTTTCGTAAGGAAAACGCTTTTTAGCCAGCACACTTGATTTACCGTCCCATTGCCTGTATATTTAGGAGTGAGGGGCAGAACGCGGAAGGGCATATCCGGAGGCATTGATGACTCTCAGATCGGCAATACTCGCGGTGACGATATGCATCGCTGCGGCTTTTGGCCAGCCCGCAACCACGGCTGCGGCCAAAACTCCTCCTGCGTCCGCCAATACGAACTGGCCTCCCCAGCCGTTTCCAACAGGCATCACCACTATAACCGTTGATTCTGGATACCAGAAAAAGTCAGGTAAAGACAGCGGCGCGACCAACATTATCGTGAGGAGGGTGACCATTTCGGGGCTTGACAGGTTTCTCGATATGTTCCGTTAAAAAAGGGTAAATAAGATTTGCCGCCGAGACACAGAGAGCACAGAGAAAAATAAAATGGAGTTGGAAGTTGAAGGTTGAAAGTTGAAAGCAACGAAAAGCACAAAACACATTTAACTTTTAACTTCAAACTTCCAAGCTTAAACTGTTTGTTATCTCTGTGTTCGTGCCTGGGCGGCCATTCTTCACCTATACCGCCAGCCTCTCCACCGCAATGCGCGTTTTTCCCTGACCCGGTCCATTCTCCTGAAGAAAAAAATCAGGATCACGCCCGCCAGAAACCCTCCAACGTGCGCGCCCACCGCGACGCCGCCGCTGCTCCCGCCGAGCGCGGGCAAAAGTCCAACGACCTGCAGAAGGAACCAGTATCCGAGCATGAAATACGCGGGGACAATGATGCGCGTGATGAAAAAGCCGAGGAACACGAGCATATGGATGGGCGCGCGCGGGTACAGAATGACATACGCGCCCATGACCCCGCCGATGGCCCCGGACGCGCCCACCATGGGAACCGCGCTGTGCGGGTCGAGTCCCATCTGCGTAGCGGCCGCTGCGAGACCGCACAGCAGGTAGAAAAAAACAAACCGTATCGAGCCCATGGAGTCCTCGACGTTGTCGCCGAATATCGCGAGAAACCACATGTTGCCGATGATGTGGAACCAGCCGCCGTGCATGAACATGTGCGTGATCATGGTGTACCAGTGGTGCGTGTTCTCAACAACGCAGGCAAGCCCGCCGCCGAGGGGCACTGCAGTGCCGGGCCGAACAAGCCCGAGCAGTTCGCCGGGCACCAGCCCGTACACGCACAAAGATTTTGCCAGCGTGGGGTTGAAGCCCGCGCCCTGGACAAATATCCATACCGCCACGTTTATCAGGATGATGAGGAACGTGACAACGGATTTATGCAGCGTGGGGTTATCGTCGCGGATTGGAAACATGGATCAGGATTCCTGGAATAAGATTTGCGAATTTTAAAAATATACATGGCGCCCCGCCGCTTCGCGCCGGAGGCCGACCCGACCCGAACTTTGTGAGGGGAGGGGAACGCCAGGATTTTTAATTTTTAGACAATGCAAAATCTACCGCAAACAGCACCGCAATGATATACATCGCCGGGTGCACCTCGCGCCATTTTCCGGTGCACGCCTTGATCACCACGTAGGCGATGAATCCGCACCCGATGCCGCGGGAAATGCTGAAGGTGAGTGGGATGGTGAGGATGGTGAGGAACGACGGAAACGCCTCGGTGATGTCGTCCCAGATTATTTCGCGGACAATGCCGATCATGAGAAACCCGACGATGATGAGGGCCGGTGCGGTAGCGGCGGCGGGCACCGCCGCGATGACCGGCCAGAAAATAATGGAAAGAAAGAAAAGAACGCCGGTGACGATCGAGGTGAGGCCGCTTCGGCCGCCCTCCGACACTCCCGACGCGCTTTCGATGTAGCAGGTGACCGAGCTGCAGCCGAACGCGCCGCCCACCATGGCGGCGAAGCCGTCAACGAGAAGCACGCCGCGCAGGCGCGGCAGTTTTCCTGATTTGTCAAGGAATCCCGCCTTGCCGCCGACGGCGACCACCGTGCCCATGGTGTCGAAAAAATCGCTCAGGATGAGCGCGAACACCACCGAGACAAGGCCCGCCTTGAATGCCTGCGAGAGAAAAGCGGGTGACAGCGGCGCGAGGAGCGTTGTGAAATGCGATGCGGCCGGCAGGGCGACAACGGCCTTCGGCAGGCGCGCGACGCCGGTGACGGACGCGGCAGCCGCGGTCACCGCGATGCCGATGAGGATTGATCCCTTTACATGGCGCGACATGAGCAGCGCGGTGAACAGGAGTCCGAACGACGAGAGGAGCGCGGGCGCTCCGAAACTGCCGAACGTCACCATGGTGGCGTCGCTTTTCACCACCAGGCCGGCCGACTGCAGCCCGATAAAGGCGATGAACAGGCCGATGCCCACGCCGATGGCGCGCTTCATGTTGAGCGGGATGGCGTTCATGATCCACTCGCGCACCCGCGTCACCACGAGGATGCAAATGATGGCGCCCTCGAAAAAGACCAGGTCCATGGCGACCTGCCAGGGTAGTTTCATGGCGATGACTACGCCGTAGGTGATGAACGCGTTGAGCCCCATGCCGGGCGCGAGCGCGAAAGGATAATTGGTGGCCACGCCCATGAGCACCGTGGTGAAGCCCGCGGCAAGACAGGTGGCGATGATGAGCGCGTCCTTGGGAATGCCGGCGGCCGACAGGATGGCGGGATTGACAAAGATGATATAGGCCATGGTCATGAAGGTCACGGCGCCCGCGATGATTTCGGTGGGGACGTCGGTGCTGAGTTCCTTGAGCCGGAATATTTTATCGAGGGTGTTTTTCATGATCCGTCATCCGTATTAAGTTGTAATGTTTTTTCACCGGCGCCTTTATTTCCCATTCGCAATCAAGCCCCTTTGGAAACCGCACGAAATCTTCTTTGCCGAACGGATCCAGTTGAAATATAAATATTTTTTGCCCCGGTATTCCTCGTTTTATCAACGGCATTACGGAGATTTTTGGTTTTTTAAAAAAATCAGGATGTATATTTTGAACGGTAAAATCCGCCCGGTATTTCTTGAAAAGCAAGTGATCTTGAATTAGATATGAATATCCCCGCGCATATCGGCATCATTCTGGACGGCAACGGCCGCTGGGCAAAGGCGCGCGGCCTGCCCCGGGCGGCAGGCCACCGCGCCGGCACCGACGCAACGCGAAAAATCGTTCGTTCGTGCGGAGAGTTGGGCGTAAAATACCTCACCATCTATGTTTTTTCGGCGGAGAACTGGGGAAGGCCGCGCCAGGAAGTGGCGCTGCTCATGGACCTTCTGGTGGAAATGACGCGGCGCGAGATCCGCGAGCTCAACAAGAACAACGTGCGGCTCCACGCCATCGGCGACCTTTCGAAGCTCCCGCCTAAGACGCGCAAGGAGGTGCTCGACGGCATTGACGCGACTAAGGGAAACACAGGCCTCAACCTCGTGCTCGCGGTGAGCTACGGCGGCCGCGCGGAAATCGTGGAAGGCGTCAAGAAGTTCGCCCGCGACGCGTGTGCTAATCCCTCGGTGATAGACGGGCTCACCGAGCAATCGTTCTCGCGGTTGCTCTACACCGCCGATTTTCCCGACCCCGACCTGATCATCCGTCCCGGCGGGGAGAAACGGACCAGCAATTTCCTGCTGTGGCAGTCGGCGTATGCCGAATGGTATTTCACCGACGTGCTCTGGCCCGATTTCGACAAGGCCTGCCTCGAACAGGCCATCGCCGATTTTAACAAACGGGAACGCAGGTTCGGGAAAGTGAAGGAATCCTGATGCTGAACGCTGTCAACCTGCGGCGCCGCCTTCTGTTCGCCGTGCCGGCCATTCCGATAGGGTGGTGGGGCATCAACTCCAACTTTTCGCTGCTTCCCGGCACGCCGTACCACATCGTGCCGGGCATGGTGATCACCATCGCGCTCGTCATCATGGGCGGGTTCGAATACAACAGGATGCTCTCGGTGTTCTTCCCGAGAAACGCATTCTGGCTCGGACTCACATGGCTCACCGCCGAGCTTGTCCTGGACATGTTCAATTTGTCGATCCCGTTACGGTTTTCGATATTCATCCTGCTCCTCATCGTTGCGTTTGAGGCGATTGTGTGGGGAAAAAGGAACTCGGGCCGCTGGCGACGGGCGAGCCTTTCGTTTTCCGCCATGGTGTTCCTTTACATAGCGGGAGTATCGATCCTGTACCTGTTCGATCCCGCCTTCCAATCGTTCTTCCGGCCCTATGGGTCCGAAATGCTTTCCCGGGTGGGGTTCGCCCTGGTGATCGGCTCCATTCTTATGTGCGACACCATTGCCTATTTCGCGGGAAGCATCTGGGGCAGACACCATTACAGCAACATCAGCCCGAATAAAACCATCGAGGGCAGCATTGCCGGTTTTTCCACCGCGTTCATCCTCTTCTCGGTGCTGTGGGTGTTCCTCGGGAGCCCGGCCTATCCCTGGTATCTTGGGATTTTCATGGGGCTCATCGTGGGCGTGTTCGCGCAGGTGGGAGACCTGCTGGTGTCGCTGATGAAGCGGTATTTCAAGCAGAAAAACGCCTCCGAATACCTGCCGGGTCACGGCGGCGTGCTCGACCGCTTCGGCAGCATATTCGTGGCCGTGCCCACGCTCGGACTTTTTCTGCTGGCCTTCGCCACCAACGAATACGTGCAGACCCTCGACGAATACCTCCGTCTCGTGCGCGACAAGCGGTACGAAGAAGCATACGCGATGACCGGCAGGGTCAATATCGAATGCAAAGACCAGGCCGGCGCGGCCGTTTTCTTGCAGCGGGGCGACCGCGCGGACTGGACCAAACAGCAGGCGCACCTCGAATTGAAAAAAATCGGGAAAATCCAAAGATTCAACTATTGGGAAAAGGACTCTACACAGAAATGGGAATGCCAGTCGGCACTGGGACTGCATTGCTTTAAAATCAAGGCGCTTTACAAACTCAACGAGACAAGTGCCGATAAAACCGGCGAACGGGAAGAGTGGCAGACAAGGCTTGTGTGGCTGGGCAAGGGCGCAGACTCGAAGATAAGGATTTTGAGTGAATCGGGCGAGAGCCAATAAGATCCAACGATTAATAATTATAAAATCATCGCGAAGCGGCAAGATCACATTCTGAAACGAAAGCGTTTTGGATCTAAATCGTTATTGAATCTTCTCTGCGGCCTCCGCGTACTTCGACAAGCTCAATACAGGTCTCTGCGGTGAATTTTTAAATTATATGGGCCAAGCAAAAATAATCATCCTCGGCGCCACCGGCTCCATCGGCATGAGCGCCTGCGCCTGCATCAGGCGCTTTCCGGACCGCTTCCGCGTCGCGGCCATGTCGGCCAACAATAACATTGACAAACTGGCAGCGCTTGTAAAGGAATTCAGGCCCGCGGCGGTGTGTTTCGGCGCGTCTGAAAAAGCTGCTGCCCTAAAAGGCATAATGCCTAAAGAGGTCCGCGTGTTTACGGGGGTAAAAGGCCTTGAGGAGCTTGTCGAGCAGGCCGACTTCGACATCCTGTGCAACGCGCTGGTGGGCGCGGTGGGGCTCAGGCCCACGGTCGCGGCGCTCAAAAGGAACAAGCGCGTCGCGCTTGCCAATAAGGAAAGCCTCGTGATCGGCGGCGATTACATCACCTCGCTGCTGCATCAGAAAAAAGGCGAGCTGGTTCCGGTAGACAGCGAGCACAGCGCCATCCTGCAATGCCTTGCGGGATCGGAGCGCGACGGCGTGGAATCCGTCATCCTCACCGCGTCGGGCGGGCCGTTCCGGGAGCAGCCGCTTGACACATTCAAAGACATCACGCCCAAGGACGCGCTCAACCATCCCACGTGGAACATGGGAAAGAAAATCACCATCGACGCGGCGACGCTCGTCAACAAGGGGTTCGAGCTCATTGAGGCGCACCACCTGTTCGCCATGCCCTACGAAAAACTGCGCGTGGTGATCCACCCGCAGTCGGTGGTCCATTCGATGGTGGAGTTCCACGACGGCGCCATCATCGCGCAAATGGGCGTGCCCGACATGGAGCTGCCCATCCAGCTCGCGCTGTCGTATCCGGAGCGGCTGCCGCTTGCCGGCAAGCGGCTCGACCTTGCCAAGCTGCGCGCGCTCACGTTTTTCGAGCCCGATTTCACGCGCTTCCCGTGCCTCAAGCTGTGCATCGACGCGGGAAAGACCGGCGGCACCATGCCGGCCGCGCTCAACGCGGCAAACGAAGTCGCGGTGCAGGCGTTCCTAGACAATAAAATAGGGTTCAATAGGATCGCCGAACTGATACAGGGCGCATGTGACGACCACAAGCCGGTGCCTGTTGACGGAGTGGAAACGGTGGAGAAGGTGGATCGGGAGACGAGAGAGAAGACGAGGGCGAGGATAAGAGAATAATAAAATTCCAGTGGGGGAGGTTTCCCCCTGGGGTGCAGCTTCCGCCGCCTCCTTGACGAAAACAGAAAGAAGGAAGGCGGCGGTGATCTGCACCCACACCCCCTCCGGGGTGGCCCCGGTGTGCCATTGGTTGCAAGATTCACACTGCATTGACAAGGGGCACCCGCGGAGAACGGTTGTAAAGTAAAAGTAATTTGAGCTTCCGCTTCGCCCCCGATTGGAGAATCAAAATTTTCTTTTGAGAACTAAATGCTTGCCGACGCGTTAGGCCGACCCGTGTTGGGGCACGGAATGCCGCGCCCCAACACGGGGAACGCCCAGACTTATATTTTAAATTAAAAGAATACACCTTTTAACAAAAAAGGATTCAATGCTACCGCTCCTCCAAAGCACCCTCGGCGTCACGCTCCTCGCCATCGTCGGCGTTATCATCCTCGGCATCCTGGTTCTGGTCCACGAGCTCGGCCATTTCATCGCCGCGAAATCGTGCGGGATACGGGTGCTCGCGTTCTCCATCGGATTCGGAAGGGCGCTATTGAAAAAAACAATCGGCGGGACCGAATACCGCCTGAGCGCCGTGCCGTTCGGCGGGTTCATCACCATGGCGGGCGAGCACCCGGAGGAAAAGCCCCTGCGGGAGCCGGGCGATTTCACCACAAAGCCGATCTGGCAGCGCGCCGTGGTGGCGATCGCCGGGCCGCTGGCGAATTACCTTTTCGCAATGGTATGCCTGTACTTTGTTTTCATCCTGGGCGTCAAGACGCCCGTATACCTGATGAAACCGGTGGTGGGCGACGTTGCCGACAGTTCGAGCGCGCAGCGGGCGGGGTTTCTGCCCGGCGACAGTATCGTCTTCATCAACGGCAAAAAGGTTTCCAACTGGGAAGACATCCAGCGGGTCCTGTCGCTGCAGGAGCAGCGCAACGAAATCGTGTTCTGCCGCGGCAGCGAGACAAAAACGCTTTTTCTGGTCCTCGCCCGGCCAAAAACAAGCAGGCTTCCCAAGGAGCCGACCGGCGGCCTGCTTCCAGGCTTGCCGCCGGTGATCGGGAAGGCCATTGACACCATGCCTGCGGCCATGGCAGGGATCAGTGCGGGCGACACGGTGGTGTCGATCAACGGCCGCACGGTGCGCTCGTGGGACCAGCTTACCTCCAGCGTGGTGCATTTCGACAGCGCAAAAGGCCCGCTGGCCTTCACGGTGCGGCGCGGTACGAGCCTGGTTTCAATTGCGGTGGTGCCGCGCTACAACAAGACCGACAAGCGGTACCAGATCGGCGTTTTGGGAGCGCAGCCCGCAAAGGTGCAGGTGCGTTACGGCGCGGCGGCGTCGGTGGGAAAAATGCTTGACAAAACGTGGGAATACACCACCATGATTTACGACGTGCTCGCCAAGCTGCTTTCCAAGCAGGTATCGCCCAAGCAGCTTGCCGGTCCCGTGGGCATCGTACAGATGACCGGCATCGTGGCGCTCGGCGGCCCGGTGGAGCTGATGAACCTGATGGGGCTCATCGGCATCAACCTGGCGGTGCTCAATCTGCTGCCGCTCATCATCACCGACGGCGGACTGCTGCTGTTTCTGCTGATCGAAGCGATCCGCAGGAAGCCGCTGCCGGTGAGGTACCAGCTGCTTATCAACCGGATCGCCATCACCTTTTTCATCCTGCTGTTCGCCTATGTCACCTACAACGACATGGCGAGGCTGCCCGACCTTTTCAGGCTCATGACGGGAAGGTAGCATGAAATATTTTTTACCGGTGTTGCTGGCCGGCGCACTCCTGTTCGCCCAGCGGGCAAACGCTTTCGACCAGAAAATAACGGTTCCCGATACCTTGACTGTCCAGCAGGTTCACCAGCTTGATTCGCTGGAGAACGTGATCAAGGTCGAGCAGTGCTGCAACGCCACGCTCGCGGCCTGCCTCAAGAAAAAAAATCCGTGCGAGCTCGCGGCGCGTCTCCATGCTTTCGTGAAATGGCTCGTGGCGCGCAGGACAGAATCGGCCAGGATCACTGACGAGGCCTCCAAGCGGTATGTCAGTCTTACCTCGACGATAAAAGGCACGGTTGACACCACGGTGTTCACCATCGCGGGCGACCCGAAAGCGCCCGTCCTCATTTCCGGATACGTGAGCGCCGTTTGTCCCATTTGCCACTTTGTCACCCACGAGCTGTACGACGCGGTGACGGCGGGGGAGCTCAAGGGCAAGGCAAGGCTCATGGTGAAACCGGTGGGCGAGGGTTTCGCCAACAAGTCGCTTGCCGCCGCTTGCATCATGGGAAGGTTCTGGGATTATTTCGTCGCCATCTCGATGGTCAAGAGCAGGATCGAAAAGGAGACCATTTACAACATCGCCGACAGCCTCAAGTTGGACGTGGCGAAATTCAAAAGCCTCGTCAACGGGCCGCAGGCGGACTCGCTTGTCAAGGCGAGCTCCGCCGAGGCCGGGATGAATGCGGTCACGGTCACGCCCATCTATTTTATCAACCGCGTGCGTTACGCGAGCTACAAGGACCCGGCATGGCTCGTTGACGCGGTTGAGTGCATTTATGATGAAGGTTTGAAGAAAAAGAAATAATACCGCCTTCTCGATTCCGCATTTTCCATCTTTCAAAGCAGTAAGAAAACAGTTTACAACTGGGTGTTTCTTTTTTGTATTTTACCAAATGGGTGGTGATGAGTATGTCCAACAGATAAAATTCTGCTCGATGAAATTAAAAGATATATTCAACGAAAAATAGTTGTTTTCATTTTGATTGTTTAGACCTCACCCCCAGCCCCTCTCCGAATCGGAGAGGGGAGCGTCCAAATTTATTTATTAGAAAAAAGAGTTAGGGATAATGAACATTGCAAACATCCTCCTCGTCAGCATTGACCTGCCGCAATTGAGCAGCCAGCTCGAGGAGCACGGCTACAACCCGCTCGTGGTCGCCGACATCCCCTCCATCATCGACATCGACGTGCCGTTCGCCGTGGTGCTCATCCATCAAAACGCCATCGGCGAGGCGCTCGCCGAGGACATGGAGCGCCTGTATTTCGTGAGCAAGGGCGCGCCCATCGGTGTTCTCATCAGCGACCACACGCACCTGTCCGACGGGCTCACGCGCGCGCTCGACCAGGGCACGCTCGAGCGCGTGTACCTCCACGAAGTGGAAAGCGGGCTTGCCACGAGCAGGATCGACCGCATGTACCTGGGTGCCGGACTCGACACCATTGCGCGCGCCTACCAACAGGCCGAGGACGACAAGGAGCTCCTGAGCAAGGAGATCAGCCTGCGCAACCGCCTCCACGAGCACGAGCGCGAGCTCAACATCATGGGGTCCATCACTTCGGGGCTCGT contains:
- a CDS encoding rhomboid family intramembrane serine protease, which encodes MFPIRDDNPTLHKSVVTFLIILINVAVWIFVQGAGFNPTLAKSLCVYGLVPGELLGLVRPGTAVPLGGGLACVVENTHHWYTMITHMFMHGGWFHIIGNMWFLAIFGDNVEDSMGSIRFVFFYLLCGLAAAATQMGLDPHSAVPMVGASGAIGGVMGAYVILYPRAPIHMLVFLGFFITRIIVPAYFMLGYWFLLQVVGLLPALGGSSGGVAVGAHVGGFLAGVILIFFFRRMDRVREKRALRWRGWRYR
- a CDS encoding NCS2 family permease, whose translation is MKNTLDKIFRLKELSTDVPTEIIAGAVTFMTMAYIIFVNPAILSAAGIPKDALIIATCLAAGFTTVLMGVATNYPFALAPGMGLNAFITYGVVIAMKLPWQVAMDLVFFEGAIICILVVTRVREWIMNAIPLNMKRAIGVGIGLFIAFIGLQSAGLVVKSDATMVTFGSFGAPALLSSFGLLFTALLMSRHVKGSILIGIAVTAAAASVTGVARLPKAVVALPAASHFTTLLAPLSPAFLSQAFKAGLVSVVFALILSDFFDTMGTVVAVGGKAGFLDKSGKLPRLRGVLLVDGFAAMVGGAFGCSSVTCYIESASGVSEGGRSGLTSIVTGVLFFLSIIFWPVIAAVPAAATAPALIIVGFLMIGIVREIIWDDITEAFPSFLTILTIPLTFSISRGIGCGFIAYVVIKACTGKWREVHPAMYIIAVLFAVDFALSKN
- a CDS encoding isoprenyl transferase, with product MNIPAHIGIILDGNGRWAKARGLPRAAGHRAGTDATRKIVRSCGELGVKYLTIYVFSAENWGRPRQEVALLMDLLVEMTRREIRELNKNNVRLHAIGDLSKLPPKTRKEVLDGIDATKGNTGLNLVLAVSYGGRAEIVEGVKKFARDACANPSVIDGLTEQSFSRLLYTADFPDPDLIIRPGGEKRTSNFLLWQSAYAEWYFTDVLWPDFDKACLEQAIADFNKRERRFGKVKES
- a CDS encoding phosphatidate cytidylyltransferase, with translation MLNAVNLRRRLLFAVPAIPIGWWGINSNFSLLPGTPYHIVPGMVITIALVIMGGFEYNRMLSVFFPRNAFWLGLTWLTAELVLDMFNLSIPLRFSIFILLLIVAFEAIVWGKRNSGRWRRASLSFSAMVFLYIAGVSILYLFDPAFQSFFRPYGSEMLSRVGFALVIGSILMCDTIAYFAGSIWGRHHYSNISPNKTIEGSIAGFSTAFILFSVLWVFLGSPAYPWYLGIFMGLIVGVFAQVGDLLVSLMKRYFKQKNASEYLPGHGGVLDRFGSIFVAVPTLGLFLLAFATNEYVQTLDEYLRLVRDKRYEEAYAMTGRVNIECKDQAGAAVFLQRGDRADWTKQQAHLELKKIGKIQRFNYWEKDSTQKWECQSALGLHCFKIKALYKLNETSADKTGEREEWQTRLVWLGKGADSKIRILSESGESQ
- the dxr gene encoding 1-deoxy-D-xylulose-5-phosphate reductoisomerase, which produces MGQAKIIILGATGSIGMSACACIRRFPDRFRVAAMSANNNIDKLAALVKEFRPAAVCFGASEKAAALKGIMPKEVRVFTGVKGLEELVEQADFDILCNALVGAVGLRPTVAALKRNKRVALANKESLVIGGDYITSLLHQKKGELVPVDSEHSAILQCLAGSERDGVESVILTASGGPFREQPLDTFKDITPKDALNHPTWNMGKKITIDAATLVNKGFELIEAHHLFAMPYEKLRVVIHPQSVVHSMVEFHDGAIIAQMGVPDMELPIQLALSYPERLPLAGKRLDLAKLRALTFFEPDFTRFPCLKLCIDAGKTGGTMPAALNAANEVAVQAFLDNKIGFNRIAELIQGACDDHKPVPVDGVETVEKVDRETREKTRARIRE
- the rseP gene encoding RIP metalloprotease RseP, which gives rise to MLPLLQSTLGVTLLAIVGVIILGILVLVHELGHFIAAKSCGIRVLAFSIGFGRALLKKTIGGTEYRLSAVPFGGFITMAGEHPEEKPLREPGDFTTKPIWQRAVVAIAGPLANYLFAMVCLYFVFILGVKTPVYLMKPVVGDVADSSSAQRAGFLPGDSIVFINGKKVSNWEDIQRVLSLQEQRNEIVFCRGSETKTLFLVLARPKTSRLPKEPTGGLLPGLPPVIGKAIDTMPAAMAGISAGDTVVSINGRTVRSWDQLTSSVVHFDSAKGPLAFTVRRGTSLVSIAVVPRYNKTDKRYQIGVLGAQPAKVQVRYGAAASVGKMLDKTWEYTTMIYDVLAKLLSKQVSPKQLAGPVGIVQMTGIVALGGPVELMNLMGLIGINLAVLNLLPLIITDGGLLLFLLIEAIRRKPLPVRYQLLINRIAITFFILLFAYVTYNDMARLPDLFRLMTGR
- a CDS encoding thioredoxin domain-containing protein, yielding MKYFLPVLLAGALLFAQRANAFDQKITVPDTLTVQQVHQLDSLENVIKVEQCCNATLAACLKKKNPCELAARLHAFVKWLVARRTESARITDEASKRYVSLTSTIKGTVDTTVFTIAGDPKAPVLISGYVSAVCPICHFVTHELYDAVTAGELKGKARLMVKPVGEGFANKSLAAACIMGRFWDYFVAISMVKSRIEKETIYNIADSLKLDVAKFKSLVNGPQADSLVKASSAEAGMNAVTVTPIYFINRVRYASYKDPAWLVDAVECIYDEGLKKKK